The following nucleotide sequence is from Alteromonas sp. V450.
ATCATCTTGACCCTGAAATTATTCTTCAGGTCGTTGATAAGTTTATAATCGAGCTTCAGGCTCAACTTGACGTTAAAGGTGTATCGCTTGAAGTTACCAGTGATGCGAGAGCTTATCTCGCTGAGAAGGGCTATGACAAGGCAATGGGAGCTCGTCCTATGGCACGTTTAATCAAAGACGAGCTTAAAAAGGAACTTGCTAATGAACTGTTATTCGGTGAATTGTCTAAGGGCGGCAACGTTAAAGTTGACTGTGTTGATGATAAGCTTACCTTTGCATATACGGGTGTAGATACAAAGTCAGAAGAGCCAGAAGCAAGTTAATGATGTGCAAAGTATAAATGCGAAAGGGCTAACACAAATGTTAGCCCTTTTTTTTGCGACAGTAAAAACCGGTATTAGATATAAAAAAGCCCGGTGAAACCGGGCTTTAACCAATGCGTTACCGCTTCAATGGCTCATTATCTTGCGCGATAAACGATACGACCTTTTGTCAAATCGTATGGAGTCATCTCAACGGTGACCTTATCGCCAGTAAGTATTCGGATATAGTTCTTACGCATTTTACCAGAGATGTGTGCAGTCACTACGTGACCATTCTCTAGTTCAACACGGAACATAGTATTAGGTAGCGTGTCTAGCACGGTACCTTCCATTTCAATACAATCTTCTTTTGCCATGTAAAGCAGTTACCTCAGTAATTCAAAAATTTTGCCGCGCAGACCTTACCCAATCTTAAGTTCAGTGTAAAGTATTTAATATAAAAACGATGAAATTAGTCGTTTATAGAGGTGGAAAACGTGTAAAGACGCCAATTTTACTTGCTGCTAATGCGATGCCATTGGTTGTTTACAAACTCTTCAAACGGATAAAAATTGTGTTTGTAGGACATTTTGTTGC
It contains:
- the infA gene encoding translation initiation factor IF-1, whose amino-acid sequence is MAKEDCIEMEGTVLDTLPNTMFRVELENGHVVTAHISGKMRKNYIRILTGDKVTVEMTPYDLTKGRIVYRAR